Below is a genomic region from Campylobacter concisus ATCC 51562.
ATGTCATGTATAAATTTGAAGATAAATTTTATGATAAAAATGGCAAGAAAAATGATAAATTTTTACTAGTTCGCCCTCTTGCAAACGCCAGAATCACATCAGCTTTTACTCTAAAAAGATGGCACCCTATTCTCCAAAGATATAGAGCACACCTTGGCGTTGACTACGGTGCTCCAAAAGGCACACCAATCAAAGCCGCAGGCGATGGCACGGTTAAATTTGTCGGACAAAAAAGCGGATATGGCAGAACCGTCATCATCTCTCATGCTGGTGGCTACGAGACACTTTATGCTCACCTAAATGGCTTTGCTAAAAGCATAAAAGGTGGTCTAAAAGTCAAGCAAGGCACGCTTATAGCCTACGTTGGTACAAGCGGTATGAGCACAGGGCCACATCTTCATTTTGGTCTTTATAGAGATAATAAGCCTATCAATCCAGAAAGTGCAATAAAGGTCGTTAAAAGCCTAGAGGATAAGAAAGAATCAGCTAAATTTAAAGCAGTTGTTAGCAAAAATGACGAGCTAATAAAAAATGCTTTAAGCAATGAAAAAGAGTATCACAAAGTGGAATTTTTCCCTAATGTAATAGAATTTTAAAGGTAAAACTTGAGCCAAGAACTAGAAGAAGCAAAAGAGCTGATAGATCAGCATTTAGATGAAAATTTAGAAGACAATGAACTCTCGCCTTACGAGCTAGCCCAGCACCTAAAAACACTTAAAAAGCACGACGAAGAGCTTTTTGCTCACTATCTTGAAAAGCTAGATCCTGAAATTTTAGGTGATGTTGCTATCGAGCTACCTGATCACATGCTAAAAGATGTGATCGAACAACTTCCAGCCGAAAAGATCGTAGAAGCACTTGAAGAGCTAGAGAGTGATGATGCGACTGATTTGCTTCAATACATCGAGGACATTGACGAGGATAAAGCTAGAGAGCTCTTTAACGAACTTGATAGAGAAAACCAAAATGAAATTTTAAGACTTAGAAGCTACGAAGAAGATAGAGCCGGTGCGCACATGCAAACAGAGCTTTTTTCGGCTCACCTTGAAGAAAAGCTTGGCAATGCAGTAGCAAGACTTAGACGAGAAAAGCAAGAAGGTAAGTTAGAAAATATCTCACAGCTTTTTATCATCGATAAAAATGGAGTTTTACAATATGCTATTCCGCTTGAAGATCTTATACTTTTTGATTTTACAAAGACGCTAAAGCAAAATATCGAGTCAGCGCAGATCGATCACTACAAGCCACATGTTGCAAATGATATGGACCTTATGCAAAATGTCGCTGATATGTTTCAAGAGTACGATTTAAATGTTATCGCAGTTACAAGTAGCACTGGAATTTTACTTGGTCGTATCACGTCTGATGACATCCATGACTACATTCAAGAGAGTGCAACTGAGCAAATTTATAACCTAGCCGGCGTTGATGACGAGTCAGAAGAGGACGATACGCTTTTTAAGGCTGGTCGTGGTCGTGCGGTTTGGCTTGGTGTAAATTTACTAACAGCTCTTTTTAGCTCATCCATAATCGGACTTTTTGACGAGACAATCGCAGCCTATGTCGCTCTTGCTGTTTTAATGCCAATAGTTGCGTCAATGGGTGGAAATACTGGCACACAAGCGCTTGCCGTTACGGTTCGCCGTTTAGCACTTGGTGAGATCGAGTTTAAAGATGCCAAAAATGTCTTAAAACGTGAGGTTAGTATTTCACTCATAAATGGACTAATCTTTGGTGTGGTAATGGGCATAATCGCCTCTGTTTGGTTTGACAAAGGTATGCTTGGCGTTGTTATCGGGCTTAGCATGGTTACGAATTTATTCTTTGCTGGCTTTTTTGGCACGATCATACCTTTGACGCTAAGGCGCTTTAACATAGATCCTGCAGTCGGTTCAGCCGTCATTCTTACTACTTTTACTGATGCGATAGGATTTTTTAGCTTTTTAGGACTTGCAAAATGGATACTACTATAACTAATTTAGAAATTCTGCCTCTTGGTGAATCAAAATACCTAAAGCCATTTAAGATGAAATTTATGCAAAATGGTGTCCAAAGAGATTGGGACTGCGTCAAGGTGATGAATAGTGTTAGTATTTTTTTATATCACGAGCAAAAAGATGCCTTTTTGTTCGTAAAGCAGTTTCGCCCGGCTGTTTGGTACTCACAAGAGAAAGAAGGCATCAAAACAAATGAGCAAGGCTTTACTTACGAGCTTTGCGCAGGGCTTATGGATAAAGGACTAAGCGAAGAGCAAACAGCCAGAGAAGAAGCGATCGAAGAAGTAGGCTATGAGCTAAAAGAGATAGAGCGTATCACGATGACATACGGTGCTTTTGGCTTTGGAGGCAATATGCAAACGATGTTTTACGCAAAGATCGATGAGAGTATGAAGGTAAATTCTGGTGGTGGCGTCGATGGCGAAGATATCGAGCTTGTTTTCATAAAACGAGAAGATATGATGAAATTTGCCTTTGACGAGAGCAAAGTCAAGGGCTTTGGGCTCATCTTTGCTTATTTGTGGTGGGAGAAATTTAAAAGCTAAAACGATATCTTTTTAATAAGCGCAAAAACAACGACTGCCACTAAAAAGATACCAACTAATATCACATAATCAGACATAACAAGCCTTTAAATTTAAGTTTTGGCTTATTGTAACCAAAATTTTAAATAAAGTAAGAACTTTATAACCGCACATATCATAAAATAACTCAAAAACGCACAAGGAGAAGATGATGAGCGAAAATGAAACTCTTTTTATAAACCGAGAATTAAGCTGGCTACGCTTTAATTCAAGGGTGCTCGCTCAGTGTGAAAAGGAAATTCCTTTACTTGAAAAGCTAAAATTTATAGCCATTTATATGACAAATCTAGACGAGTTTTATATGATCAGAGTTGCTGGCTTAAAGCAGCTTTTCGCAGCTGGAGCTACTACGAGCAGTGGCGATGGCATGAGCCCACTTGATCAGCTAAGAGAGATTAGAAAATATCTACAAAATGAGCAAAATTTAGTAGAAGATCACTATAAAAAAACAGTAAATGCTCTTAGCAAAGAGGGGCTTTTTATAAAAAATTATGACGAGCTTGATAATAGTTTGAAGCAAAAATGCGACGAATACTTTTTCTCAAATATCTTGCCAGTCATCGTGCCTATCGCTGTCGATGCGACTCATCCATTTCCGCACCTAAACAACCTTAGCTTCTCTCTTGCCGTTAAGCTTGCTGATATCGAACATCCAGAAATTTTAAAATACGGCATGATAAGAATTTCAAGAGTCTTGCCACGCTTTACACAGCCAAGTAGCAATGTTTTTGTGCCGATTGAAACGATCGTGCATCGCCATGCAGAAGAAATTTTTCCAGGGTATAAGCTACTTAGCTCAGCTGCTTTTAGAGTGACAAGAAATGCTGATATCGTCATCGAAGAAGAAGAGGCGGATGATTTTATGATGATACTTGAGCAAGGGCTAAAGCTTCGCAGAAAAGGGGCTTTTGTTCGTATGCAAATCGATAAAAACGTAGACGCTGATATCTTGGACTTCTTAAATTTTCATATGAAAATTTTTCATAAAGATGTCTATTTTTCAAGCATTCCACTCACTCTTAGCTCACTTTGGGAGATAGCTGGAAGCAAAAATTTTACCCACCTGGCAAATGCACCTTATGTTCCAAAAACGCTACCACCATTTGGCAATGGCATATCTGTATTTGACGCCATAGACAAAGAAGATGTGCTCTTAGTGCATCCATTTGAGAGTTTTGATCCAGTTGTAAGCTTTATAAAAGAAGCTAGTAAAGATCCAAAAGTCATATCTATTCGAATGACACTTTATAGAGTCGATAAAAGCTCACCAATAATTCAAAGTCTAATAGACGCCGCAAGTGACGGCAAGCAAGTAACCGTGATGGTTGAGCTAAAGGCAAGGTTTGACGAGGAAAATAACTTGCACTGGGCAAAGGCACTTGAAGACGCAGGTGCGCACGTGATATATGGCATCACAGGCTTTAAGGTGCATGCAAAAGTTAGCCAGGTCATCCGCCAAATCGGCGATAAGCTTAAATTTTATATGCACTTTGGTACAGGCAACTACAACGGCAGTTCGGCTAAAATTTATACTGATGTTAGTCTATTTACGAGTAAAGAAGAATTTAGCCAAGATACGACTTCGTTTTTTCATATCCTCTCAGGATATAATAAAAATCGCCGTCTAAACGCTCTTAGCATGTCGCCTTTTCAGATAAAAGAGCGCATTATCGAAAAGATAAGAGTGGAAGCTAGCAAAGGCAGCGAGGGTAGGATCATCGCCAAAATGAATGCGCTAATCGACGAAGATGTGATAAATGAGCTTAGCCGCGCATCAAACGCAGGCGTGAAGATCGATCTTATAGTTCGTGGTGTGTGCGGACTAAGGCCTGGCATAAAAGGCAAAAGCGAAAATATAAAAGTTCGCTCAATAATCGGCAAATACTTAGAGCATGCTAGAATTTTATATTTCAAGCACGCCAATCCAAAAATTTACATCTCAAGTGCTGACTGGATGCCAAGAAATCTAGAGCGTCGCTTGGAGCTTATGACGCCTATTTTTGAGCCAAGGCTTCAAGAGAGGTTGCTTGAAATTTTAGAGCTTCAGATAAGCGATAATGACCTAGCTTTTGAGCTACAAAATAGCGGTGAATACGTAAAAGTAGCAAGAAGTGAAAATGAAAAAGTAATATCTTGCCATGAAGTTTTGGAAAATTATATATCTAAAATTTATAAATCCGTAAAAAAAGATACAGATAAAGCAAAAGCCGATATGCTCGCAAGCAAGCTCTTAAAAGAGAGCTAAAAACAAATTAAGCTTTTAGACCCAGTCTAAAAGCTATTTTTAAATTAGCATAAAAACACTAGCGTTTGATTAAGTAAGTCTTATTAAAAATTTCAAATCCGCAGCAAAAAGCAAAATTTATAAAATTGCTTGAGCCCCTCAAAGCTAACCAAATATTTCAAATTTTTTAAATAGCTCTGACTCATCTTTTACTATGCCGCGCTTAATTAGATCAGCAACTACTTCGCGGTCACAATCCGTTTGTAACGGCCAGCCTCTAGTATATCCTTCGCACTCATCTTTGCTAGTGGCATCTACGCAGAAATTTTCACCATCTATGAAAATATCACGCAAAGCATCGATATTATTTGTCACACGCCAAAGTAGCATATATGGGTTTTCAAGGTGATTTTGCATATCCACAACGATAAGGAGTTTGAAAAATTCTCTAAATGTCAAAAGCTTGTCAAAAAGATCTTTTACCACACAGTCTTTTTTAAATTTCACCACACAAATAGGCGTTTTGGTATCCACTTTAAACTGCTTAAGCTCTTTTACATTTGGCGTAACGCTTTGAAATTTAGCCAACAGCTCGCTGTCGTTTAAAACCACTGGGCTAAATTTACAAAAGTCTTGCGTCGCATCTACGCCGAGTTTGCCACCAAAACACGAATTTGGACTAGCGTGATCAAGCTGATCGCACACGCCTTGGCTTATTAGCACACTCTGGCTACCAAAACGATTTAAAACAAAGCTAGTAAATTCATCATAATCTTTAAGTTCAGGCGCATCGGCTCCAACAAAAATGGCATGTTTTACAAAGCTCATCTGCCCAACGCCCCAAAATGCGTGCATGGCCTGCTTTGCATGAGCTGGATAGAGCGTATTTATCTTGGCTAAGATTAGGTTGTGAAAAACGCCATTTTCAGGCATGTTGTAGTCTAAAAGCTCCGGTACCGTCGTGCGTAAAAGCGGCAGAAAAACCCGCTCAGTCGCCCAGCCCATATATTTATCCTCAAGTGGCGGCTTTCCAACCACAGTCGCGTGAAATATCGGCTCACGCTTACTAGTTATCGCCGTTACATCCATCACCGGAAAAGGCTCGATAGGTGTATAAAATCCAGTGTGATCGCCAAATGGGCCTTCAAGCTCACACTTAGCCGTATCCACAAAGCCCTCTATCACGTAGTCTGCATCGTACGGGATGTAAATTTCATTCGTTAAGGATTTTACAAGTTTGGCTGGCTCTTTGCGGATAAAACCATAAAGCAAAAGTTCAAAAATTCCCTTTGGAAGCGGTGCTTGCCCGCACCAAATATAAAGCGGATCGCCACCAATAGCTACTGAAACGGGCATTTTTTTACCTGCACGCTTGTACTCGTGAAAGAAATTTGCGCCGTCTTTGTGTATCTGCCAGTGCATGCCAAGGCGATTTTTGTCATAAATTTGTAGGCGGTACATACCTAAATTTTGCAAAGCGCCGTCCAAGCTTTGCGTATAAACCTGCCCCATTGTAATAAAGGCACCGCCATCATGCGGCCATGTCTTTAGCGCAGGTAGGCTCAAAAGGTCAGCATCTTCGCCTATAAATTTGACCTGCTGGCACTCGCCCTCGCCTTTTAATCTCTTAGTAAAAATTTTTCTCATATTAAAAAGATAGGTTAAAAAATCAAGCTTTTCTTTGAGATTACGAGGTTTTTTGGGCTTTAAAAGCTTTTCTATCTCATCTGCTATCTCATTAGGCTTTAGCCCAAAGATAAGCTCAAGTGCGTGTTTTGAGCCATAGATATTTGTAAGCACTGGGGCAAATTTACGCCCAGTTTTTTTGCAGATAGGATTTGTAAAAAGTAGCGCTTGCGAGCCCTCACGCTTGACCTCGATATAGCTTGCATGCGCGATCTCAAGATCGATATCTGTTGGCTCATCGATAACACGAAGTAGATTATTTTCTTTTAAAAGCTTGATGTAGTCCATATTTCGCCTTTTTGATTTTTGGGCGATTTTAGCCAAAAATAGCTGAAAAAGGCGAAGCAAAGCGGGTATTTATTATTTGCCGCACTCACCGATAGCTATCAGAGTATCGATCACTATTTCGAACGCAGCCTTTACGATATTGCCTCGCCGCTTAAATAGACACAAGTACTAAATTTATACTCCATTGCCATAACGTCCGCAAACTTACGGTCAACGCACACCCATGCATAGCCGGTATACTTACGTCTTTTCCAAAGTAATTCATCACAAATTTTTTCGTTAGATTAAACACTAGATAGCATCACAGTTTTGAAAACGGCAGTAATTTTTTTAATTACTTCGATATGCTACATTTTAGCAGCTTGCCAAATATCTCTTTGCTATATTTCATAAAGTGTTCATTAAGCTTTACATCCTCGGTATCTACGCAAATGAGGCTACCTTGCACCTCAAAAATGATGCTCTTATCAGTGATCTTTACTTGTTTGCAAGCGTTGTAGCAAATATCGCCGTTGCACTCTGCGTATAGACCGTTTATATCGGCGTTCTCGTCGTCATCTTTTTTGAGTTTGATCGGTCCTTAAAAGATTATTTAGTTTATAGCTCTATTTACCCTCTGCAAGACCAATCATATAGTAGTTGTCTTTGATATTTTTGCGGTTAGAGCTTTTGCTTTAAAATTTAGCAAAAACTTTACTCTACGCCATCTCTTCAGCGCGTTTTAGAAGTTCTTTCGCCCCTTTTTCTATAAATTTATGAGCTAGTTCCTTGCCAACGCTTTGAAATTTGTCTTTACTGACCTTTAAGCTATCTTTTATAAACTCGCTTCCATCAGGCAGACCAACGATCACATCGATAGAAATTTCATCCCCTTTTAGCCTTGCGCTTATACCTATTGGTACCTGGCAGCCGCCCTCCAAAACGCTTACAAAGTCACGCTCGATAGTCGTTTCTATAACCGCAGTTTCGTCGTTTAAAAAAGAGATCTCATCTAAAATTTTCTTCTCATCTCTAGCCTCTACCCCAAGAGCGCCCTGACCCATCGCAGGTATCATCTCGTCAAAGCCAAATGTGTAGATGTGCGCTACTTCAGCCTTGATATTTAAGCGATTTATGCCAGCCATCGCCAAAATGATCGCGTCAAATTCACCCTCTTTTAGCTTTCTAAGTCTAGTTTGTACATTTCCACGAAGCGAGATAATCTCAAGATCAGGCCTCATGATAAGTAGCTGCATCTTGCGGCGTAGGCTCGTTGTGCCAACCTTTGCGCCGTGTGGCAAGTCGCTAAATTTAGCAAATTTCTCACTTATCATCGCATCTCTAGTATCCTCACGTGAGCAAATCGCTGCTAGTTTAAGTCCTTCTGGAAAGACTACTGGCACATCCTTTAGGCTATGCACCGCGATGTCAGTCTCGCCTTTTAGCATACTATCTTCAAGCTCTTTTGTAAAAAGCCCTTTGCCGCCGATCTTCGCAAGTGGCGTATCAAGGATCACGTCGCCCTTTGTCTTCATGCCCTCAAGCACGACCTTCACGCCCTTGTGCTGCGCCTCTATCCTAGCCTTGATATGCTCGCTTTGCCAAAGCGCTAAGATACTCTTTCTAGTTGCTATTTTTATCTCTTTCATCATCTCTCCTAATTTACTCTTTTTGGCTCTTCTATGACCTCAACGTCGATAATCTCGCCCTCATCTTTTTTAGCACTCTGCTCGCTAAAATTTTGAAATTTAAACTCCTGATAGCTCTCATTTTTTGCTACATTTTT
It encodes:
- the hemC gene encoding hydroxymethylbilane synthase, which codes for MKEIKIATRKSILALWQSEHIKARIEAQHKGVKVVLEGMKTKGDVILDTPLAKIGGKGLFTKELEDSMLKGETDIAVHSLKDVPVVFPEGLKLAAICSREDTRDAMISEKFAKFSDLPHGAKVGTTSLRRKMQLLIMRPDLEIISLRGNVQTRLRKLKEGEFDAIILAMAGINRLNIKAEVAHIYTFGFDEMIPAMGQGALGVEARDEKKILDEISFLNDETAVIETTIERDFVSVLEGGCQVPIGISARLKGDEISIDVIVGLPDGSEFIKDSLKVSKDKFQSVGKELAHKFIEKGAKELLKRAEEMA
- a CDS encoding peptidoglycan DD-metalloendopeptidase family protein, translating into MPRIFIIFAILSINLYAIKPSVEELSWPNGSNFLNFLETNKIPLSLYYNLATEDQELTEEIIAGTKYQIYKDDNGNTKQVLIPVSDELQMHIFRDDNDKFKLEFLPISYQSEDKFLALKVDKSVSEDIFDYTGSGTLALGFKEIFKGSGIDFKKINKGDTIAIVYNQKIRMGRSFGTPEIYAAMIETKNKRYVMYKFEDKFYDKNGKKNDKFLLVRPLANARITSAFTLKRWHPILQRYRAHLGVDYGAPKGTPIKAAGDGTVKFVGQKSGYGRTVIISHAGGYETLYAHLNGFAKSIKGGLKVKQGTLIAYVGTSGMSTGPHLHFGLYRDNKPINPESAIKVVKSLEDKKESAKFKAVVSKNDELIKNALSNEKEYHKVEFFPNVIEF
- a CDS encoding menaquinone biosynthesis decarboxylase yields the protein MDYIKLLKENNLLRVIDEPTDIDLEIAHASYIEVKREGSQALLFTNPICKKTGRKFAPVLTNIYGSKHALELIFGLKPNEIADEIEKLLKPKKPRNLKEKLDFLTYLFNMRKIFTKRLKGEGECQQVKFIGEDADLLSLPALKTWPHDGGAFITMGQVYTQSLDGALQNLGMYRLQIYDKNRLGMHWQIHKDGANFFHEYKRAGKKMPVSVAIGGDPLYIWCGQAPLPKGIFELLLYGFIRKEPAKLVKSLTNEIYIPYDADYVIEGFVDTAKCELEGPFGDHTGFYTPIEPFPVMDVTAITSKREPIFHATVVGKPPLEDKYMGWATERVFLPLLRTTVPELLDYNMPENGVFHNLILAKINTLYPAHAKQAMHAFWGVGQMSFVKHAIFVGADAPELKDYDEFTSFVLNRFGSQSVLISQGVCDQLDHASPNSCFGGKLGVDATQDFCKFSPVVLNDSELLAKFQSVTPNVKELKQFKVDTKTPICVVKFKKDCVVKDLFDKLLTFREFFKLLIVVDMQNHLENPYMLLWRVTNNIDALRDIFIDGENFCVDATSKDECEGYTRGWPLQTDCDREVVADLIKRGIVKDESELFKKFEIFG
- the mgtE gene encoding magnesium transporter — encoded protein: MSQELEEAKELIDQHLDENLEDNELSPYELAQHLKTLKKHDEELFAHYLEKLDPEILGDVAIELPDHMLKDVIEQLPAEKIVEALEELESDDATDLLQYIEDIDEDKARELFNELDRENQNEILRLRSYEEDRAGAHMQTELFSAHLEEKLGNAVARLRREKQEGKLENISQLFIIDKNGVLQYAIPLEDLILFDFTKTLKQNIESAQIDHYKPHVANDMDLMQNVADMFQEYDLNVIAVTSSTGILLGRITSDDIHDYIQESATEQIYNLAGVDDESEEDDTLFKAGRGRAVWLGVNLLTALFSSSIIGLFDETIAAYVALAVLMPIVASMGGNTGTQALAVTVRRLALGEIEFKDAKNVLKREVSISLINGLIFGVVMGIIASVWFDKGMLGVVIGLSMVTNLFFAGFFGTIIPLTLRRFNIDPAVGSAVILTTFTDAIGFFSFLGLAKWILL
- a CDS encoding NUDIX domain-containing protein, which translates into the protein MDTTITNLEILPLGESKYLKPFKMKFMQNGVQRDWDCVKVMNSVSIFLYHEQKDAFLFVKQFRPAVWYSQEKEGIKTNEQGFTYELCAGLMDKGLSEEQTAREEAIEEVGYELKEIERITMTYGAFGFGGNMQTMFYAKIDESMKVNSGGGVDGEDIELVFIKREDMMKFAFDESKVKGFGLIFAYLWWEKFKS